In Pseudoduganella albidiflava, a single window of DNA contains:
- a CDS encoding SDR family NAD(P)-dependent oxidoreductase, which translates to MIVFITGATAGFGAAMARIFATNGHRVLISGRREDRLEALAGELGPNVRAVPLDVTDKAAIHAALAALPADWRDIDVLINNAGLALGIRPAHEAALEDWETMIATNCTGLVTMTRAVLPGMVERNSGLVINLGSVAGRFPYPGGNVYGATKAFVDQFTLNLRSDLVGTGVRATNIAPGLCGGTEFSNVRLKGDDAAAAKVYEGTTPLTAEDIAATAYWIATLPPHVNINMIELMPTCQAAGPLAVKRAG; encoded by the coding sequence ATGATCGTCTTCATCACCGGCGCCACCGCCGGTTTCGGCGCCGCGATGGCGCGCATCTTTGCCACCAACGGCCACCGCGTGCTGATTTCCGGCCGCCGCGAAGACCGGCTGGAAGCGCTGGCCGGCGAACTGGGGCCGAACGTGCGCGCCGTGCCGCTGGACGTGACCGACAAAGCGGCCATCCACGCGGCACTTGCGGCGCTGCCGGCCGACTGGCGCGACATCGACGTGCTGATCAACAATGCCGGACTGGCGCTGGGCATCCGTCCGGCGCACGAAGCAGCGCTGGAAGACTGGGAAACCATGATCGCCACCAACTGCACCGGCCTGGTCACGATGACCCGTGCCGTCCTGCCCGGCATGGTGGAACGCAATAGCGGGCTGGTCATCAACCTGGGCTCGGTGGCCGGCCGCTTCCCCTACCCCGGCGGCAATGTCTATGGCGCCACCAAGGCCTTCGTCGACCAGTTCACGCTGAACCTGCGCTCGGACCTGGTGGGCACCGGGGTGCGCGCCACCAATATCGCGCCGGGCCTGTGCGGCGGCACCGAATTCTCGAACGTGCGCCTGAAGGGCGACGATGCCGCGGCGGCGAAAGTGTACGAAGGCACCACGCCGTTGACGGCGGAAGACATCGCCGCCACCGCGTACTGGATCGCCACCTTGCCGCCGCATGTCAACATCAACATGATCGAGCTGATGCCGACCTGCCAGGCGGCGGGACCGCTGGCGGTCAAGCGCGCGGGCTGA